Proteins from a single region of Leuconostoc gasicomitatum LMG 18811:
- a CDS encoding helix-turn-helix domain-containing protein, which yields MLIQSNAIIRKTRKSRGISQKELGQLIGSQSMISRIENGLTSPTDRALQQICDILNVPIVDYFDTVFDKKNNLSLLKSELEQAYLDQNKIKLKKICESIKIMSAHRPNDVALRHFFLMTKSTMYHLDFNIASASIQQEIIDYFFGIENWQYYDLCLFFFVANMISVEHIQPYVTDIIEQYVQKIMSQNTARMVAPVLIMILEASIVQHQYHLTSELLGKIAPLTFYQQNFEFQTWLLFWEGIFENDVQKIDDAYGITHRLHINTTKLLFDHILTHYQIEK from the coding sequence ATGTTAATTCAAAGTAATGCAATTATTAGAAAAACAAGAAAATCAAGAGGCATTTCGCAAAAAGAATTGGGACAATTAATAGGTTCTCAGTCTATGATATCTCGAATTGAAAACGGTCTCACATCACCTACTGATCGTGCACTTCAACAAATTTGTGATATTTTAAACGTACCTATTGTTGATTATTTTGATACTGTTTTTGATAAAAAAAACAATTTATCTTTATTAAAATCGGAATTAGAGCAAGCATATCTTGATCAAAATAAAATTAAACTCAAAAAAATCTGTGAGTCGATAAAAATAATGTCTGCCCATCGCCCAAATGATGTTGCTTTACGTCACTTCTTTTTGATGACAAAATCTACAATGTATCATTTAGATTTTAATATAGCATCAGCATCTATACAACAGGAAATCATAGATTATTTCTTTGGCATTGAGAACTGGCAATATTATGATCTTTGCCTGTTTTTTTTTGTTGCTAATATGATAAGCGTTGAACATATACAACCCTATGTTACAGACATTATTGAACAATACGTTCAAAAAATCATGTCTCAAAATACTGCTCGTATGGTAGCTCCAGTATTAATTATGATTTTAGAAGCTTCTATTGTGCAACATCAATATCATCTAACGAGTGAATTATTAGGTAAAATTGCACCTTTGACATTTTATCAACAGAATTTTGAATTTCAAACTTGGTTATTATTTTGGGAAGGTATTTTTGAAAATGATGTACAAAAAATTGATGATGCTTATGGCATTACACACCGCCTTCACATTAACACAACTAAATTATTATTTGACCATATATTGACACACTATCAAATTGAAAAATAG
- a CDS encoding glycoside hydrolase family 70 protein, whose amino-acid sequence MKNQETTCRKKLYKSGKLWVTAGMSLIIGLGMSVQQVSADTTHYVAVKKAKNTLQDAPVAATKKISNTDQNVSVSSNQTKGATDRVQDNTLTQPVSNDLSAQTAVPVSNDKKTIQDSNNSVANQNKNTDSNANTVQTKDSLAVNAPVKTPTDVLPTTGQSTTNSNNQPNTDTTNNQLANNQKDNDAVTKNDTSVSVKAPTEDHGSSTAPVKENNQSEIKKDSNQYHSKNIQTIDGKTYYIDDNGQAKKNFTTVVDGQVLYFDKETGLLSATNDYQFKQGLTSQNNSFTAHNAVENTTKDSFTEIDGYLTADSWYRPKDILVNGKDWTTSSDKDFRPLLMSWWPDKMTQVNYLNYMKTLGLSNSSVNFSANDDQSILNQASQDIQVKIEQKISQEGQTNWLQHDISDFVDSQSNWNINSEYQTTGNDKDHLQGGALRYVNSDKTPDANSDYRLLNRTPTNQKGYSSYSIDPTQGGYDFLLANDVDNSNPVVQAEQLNWMYYLLNFGSITNQDADANFDGIRVDAVDNVDADLLQIASDYMKAAYGVDKNDATANQHLSILEDWSDNDAAYVKDQGNNQLSMDNKLRLALKYSLTMPLTDQKGTAIRSGLEPLITNSLVDRTTDSTDNIAQPNYSFVRAHDSEVQTVIAEIIKEKIDANSDGLTPTIDQLEQAFKIYNADQLKANKEFTQFNIPSTYALLLTNKDTVPRVYYGDLYTDDGQYMANKSPYYDAINTLLQSRLKYVSGGQKMSMTYMMGDNSMATQGNRGLLTSVRYGKGAMTAEDKGTADTRAQGIAVIEGNNPELKLSATDQVILKMGAAHKNQAYRPAILTTKNGIVTYLTDADVDQALVKYTTDNGELVFNQADIQGVANPQVSGYLSVWVPVDASNTQDARTSSDNVKYAKDNQTFHSNAALDSQVIYEGFSNFQYFPTTESDYANVLIAKNTDLYKSWGITSFELPPQYRSSTEGSFLDSIIQNGYAFTDRYDLGFNTPTKYGTVDQLRDAIKSLHATGIKVMADWVPDQIYNLTGKQIVTAERVNNSGIYNENSVINKILYAAKTVGGGDYQKLYGGAFLDKIKSLYPSLFTTNQISTGVPMDPSEKIQEWSAKYFNGSNIQGRGAYYVLKDWATNSYFQVSSADKNNDFLPKQLTNQISNTGFASDDKGMTYFSTSGYQAKDTFIQDEKSNWYYFDKSGYMLYGLQTINNDNYYFLPNGIELQDAYLSDSKGNVYYFNKQGKQTVNNYFMDSNKNWRYFDQNGVMARGLSTVKEHVQYFNQDGTQVKDQFITDADGKLRYFTLDSGDMLTSQFKKLADGSWAYFGVNGLAVKGQQTIKGQNLYFDDNYHQVKGHEQVDNQGIRHFYDADSGDMLSNRFEKLTDGSWAYFDATGQAVKGYQTIKGQQLYFDDDAHQIKGHETVNQQGQIHFYDADSGEMISNRFEKLADGSWAYFDATGQAVKGYQTINGQNLYFDDNYHQVKGRAVTDNQGIARYYDANSGAMVTDHFEKLSDNAWRYFGSDGTAKVSQPNV is encoded by the coding sequence ATGAAAAATCAAGAAACAACGTGCCGAAAAAAATTATACAAATCAGGAAAATTATGGGTTACTGCTGGGATGTCGCTGATTATCGGTTTAGGCATGTCTGTACAGCAAGTTAGTGCTGATACGACACACTATGTTGCAGTAAAAAAAGCCAAGAATACGTTGCAAGACGCTCCTGTTGCTGCAACTAAAAAAATATCAAATACTGACCAAAATGTTTCTGTTTCATCGAATCAAACAAAGGGAGCAACAGATCGTGTTCAAGATAACACTTTAACTCAGCCAGTTTCAAACGATTTATCAGCTCAAACTGCAGTACCAGTCAGTAATGATAAAAAAACTATTCAGGATTCAAACAATTCTGTAGCTAATCAAAACAAAAATACTGATAGTAATGCTAATACAGTACAGACAAAGGACAGCCTTGCAGTTAATGCACCTGTTAAAACACCTACTGATGTATTACCTACAACTGGTCAATCCACGACTAATTCAAATAATCAGCCAAACACTGATACTACTAACAACCAGCTGGCTAACAATCAAAAAGATAATGATGCTGTTACTAAAAATGACACTTCAGTATCTGTAAAAGCGCCAACAGAAGATCATGGAAGCAGCACGGCACCAGTAAAGGAAAATAATCAGTCTGAAATAAAAAAAGATTCAAATCAATATCATTCCAAAAATATCCAAACAATTGACGGGAAAACATACTATATTGATGACAATGGACAGGCAAAGAAAAACTTTACCACCGTTGTTGATGGACAAGTACTATATTTTGACAAAGAAACGGGCCTTTTATCAGCAACAAATGATTATCAATTCAAGCAAGGCCTGACAAGTCAAAACAATAGCTTTACAGCACATAATGCGGTTGAAAATACGACTAAGGATAGCTTTACTGAAATTGATGGTTACTTAACAGCTGATAGTTGGTATCGTCCGAAAGATATATTAGTTAATGGGAAAGATTGGACAACCTCATCTGATAAAGATTTTCGACCACTTTTGATGAGCTGGTGGCCAGATAAAATGACGCAAGTTAATTATCTTAATTATATGAAAACCCTTGGTTTAAGCAATAGTTCAGTTAATTTTTCCGCCAATGATGACCAAAGTATACTAAATCAGGCTAGTCAAGATATACAAGTAAAAATCGAACAAAAAATTAGTCAGGAAGGCCAAACTAATTGGCTACAGCATGATATTTCTGATTTTGTTGATAGTCAATCCAATTGGAATATTAATAGTGAGTATCAAACAACTGGTAATGATAAAGACCATCTTCAAGGTGGTGCATTACGTTATGTTAATAGCGATAAAACGCCTGATGCTAATTCTGATTATCGTCTTTTAAATCGCACACCAACAAACCAAAAAGGTTATTCATCGTATTCTATCGATCCAACACAAGGCGGTTATGATTTTTTATTAGCTAATGACGTTGATAATTCGAATCCGGTTGTTCAAGCTGAACAATTAAATTGGATGTATTATTTATTGAATTTTGGTTCAATTACTAATCAAGATGCTGATGCCAATTTCGACGGTATTCGCGTTGATGCTGTTGACAATGTGGATGCAGATTTGTTACAAATCGCCTCAGATTATATGAAAGCTGCCTATGGCGTTGATAAAAATGATGCTACTGCCAATCAACATTTATCAATCCTTGAGGATTGGAGTGATAATGATGCAGCATATGTTAAAGATCAAGGTAATAACCAATTGTCAATGGATAATAAATTACGTCTAGCGTTAAAATATTCATTGACAATGCCACTAACTGATCAAAAGGGTACTGCTATCCGAAGTGGACTAGAGCCATTGATTACAAATAGCCTGGTTGATCGTACCACAGATTCAACTGACAATATAGCACAACCTAACTATTCGTTTGTACGGGCACATGATAGTGAGGTGCAAACTGTCATTGCTGAAATTATTAAGGAAAAAATTGATGCCAATTCTGATGGTTTAACCCCAACAATAGATCAATTGGAACAAGCTTTTAAAATTTATAATGCTGATCAATTAAAAGCAAACAAAGAATTTACACAATTTAATATTCCTAGTACTTACGCATTATTGCTAACAAATAAAGACACTGTTCCGCGCGTTTATTATGGTGATTTATATACTGATGACGGTCAGTATATGGCAAACAAATCACCATATTATGATGCCATTAATACGCTATTGCAGTCACGATTGAAGTATGTTTCGGGTGGACAAAAAATGTCTATGACATATATGATGGGTGACAATAGTATGGCTACACAAGGTAATCGTGGCTTACTAACATCTGTTCGTTATGGTAAAGGCGCTATGACAGCAGAAGACAAAGGAACGGCTGACACACGGGCACAGGGCATTGCTGTTATTGAAGGCAATAATCCCGAACTGAAATTAAGCGCAACCGACCAAGTTATTTTAAAAATGGGTGCTGCTCATAAAAACCAGGCCTATCGGCCAGCAATACTGACAACCAAGAATGGTATTGTAACATATTTAACTGATGCAGACGTTGACCAAGCATTGGTTAAATACACCACTGACAATGGTGAACTTGTGTTTAATCAGGCTGACATACAAGGCGTTGCTAATCCACAGGTATCTGGTTATTTATCTGTCTGGGTACCAGTGGATGCAAGTAATACACAAGATGCAAGAACAAGTAGTGATAATGTAAAATATGCCAAAGATAATCAAACATTTCATTCAAACGCTGCATTAGATTCACAAGTAATTTATGAAGGTTTCTCAAATTTTCAGTACTTTCCAACGACTGAAAGTGATTATGCGAACGTTTTAATTGCCAAAAATACTGATTTATACAAAAGTTGGGGCATTACCAGTTTTGAATTACCACCACAGTATCGATCAAGCACAGAAGGTAGTTTTTTAGATTCAATTATTCAAAACGGTTATGCTTTTACTGATCGATATGATCTTGGCTTCAATACGCCAACAAAGTACGGCACAGTTGATCAATTACGTGATGCTATTAAATCTCTGCATGCCACAGGAATTAAAGTAATGGCTGATTGGGTACCTGATCAGATTTATAATTTGACGGGTAAACAAATTGTGACAGCAGAGCGTGTCAATAATTCTGGGATTTACAACGAAAATTCAGTGATTAATAAAATACTTTATGCAGCTAAAACTGTTGGTGGTGGTGACTATCAAAAGTTATATGGCGGTGCTTTTCTTGACAAGATTAAGTCATTATATCCTTCATTATTTACAACAAATCAAATTTCAACAGGTGTGCCTATGGACCCTAGTGAAAAGATACAAGAATGGTCAGCAAAATATTTTAATGGTAGCAATATACAAGGTCGTGGTGCCTATTACGTTTTAAAGGATTGGGCTACTAATTCGTATTTTCAAGTTAGTTCGGCGGATAAAAACAATGATTTTTTGCCTAAACAGTTAACGAATCAAATTTCTAACACAGGTTTTGCTTCCGATGATAAAGGTATGACATATTTTTCAACTAGTGGCTATCAGGCCAAAGATACCTTTATCCAAGATGAAAAATCAAATTGGTACTATTTCGATAAAAGCGGATACATGCTTTATGGATTGCAAACTATTAATAATGACAATTATTATTTCTTACCTAACGGTATTGAACTGCAAGATGCTTACTTGTCAGATAGTAAAGGTAATGTTTATTATTTTAATAAGCAAGGCAAGCAAACTGTTAACAATTATTTCATGGATAGTAATAAGAATTGGCGATATTTCGATCAAAACGGTGTCATGGCCAGAGGATTGTCTACTGTTAAAGAACACGTACAGTATTTTAATCAGGATGGCACGCAAGTTAAAGACCAATTTATCACAGATGCAGATGGTAAATTACGCTACTTTACGCTAGATTCTGGTGACATGTTAACTAGTCAATTTAAAAAATTAGCAGACGGATCATGGGCTTACTTTGGCGTTAACGGGTTAGCAGTTAAAGGACAGCAAACAATTAAGGGTCAAAATCTCTACTTTGATGATAATTATCATCAAGTTAAAGGGCATGAACAGGTAGACAATCAAGGCATACGTCACTTTTATGATGCAGATTCTGGTGACATGCTCAGTAACCGTTTTGAAAAGTTAACTGATGGTTCATGGGCATATTTTGATGCTACGGGTCAAGCAGTTAAAGGATATCAAACAATTAAGGGACAACAGCTTTATTTTGATGACGATGCTCACCAAATTAAAGGTCATGAAACTGTTAATCAACAAGGTCAGATACACTTTTATGATGCAGATTCTGGTGAAATGATCAGTAATCGTTTTGAAAAGTTAGCTGATGGTTCATGGGCATATTTTGATGCCACTGGTCAAGCAGTTAAGGGATATCAAACAATAAATGGTCAAAACCTTTACTTTGATGATAATTATCATCAAGTTAAAGGTAGAGCAGTTACTGATAATCAAGGAATAGCACGGTATTATGATGCTAATTCAGGTGCAATGGTGACGGATCATTTTGAAAAATTATCTGATAATGCATGGCGTTATTTTGGTAGTGACGGCACGGCTAAAGTCAGTCAGCCTAATGTTTAA
- a CDS encoding LacI family DNA-binding transcriptional regulator: MDKTKKLTIKDIATKANVSTATVSRYLNGQLNQMSEKTAAKLKKIIKETAYIRNSAAVQLAKQKSNLIAVIASNIDEYFSSEYFKGIVSILSAQGYIGVLFDSNSDKIIESALLESVYNQNFAGLILQPLSTDRRLIEKFSNNHIPVVLIDRDIGNGEISAVTTNNFQVTKFAMTSFLDKGFKKVTIITEPVNDISTRVERVAGARSVFDHVQLIEVDTDHLDLAELSDKIDIKNSKNLLFVLKERLLIQLIANTDLLNETTSQQRLTGFVDTNIPKYLAPKYKFIQQSPYLMGATAAEILMAQFLEQQTTDIKQIVIPSHFE; the protein is encoded by the coding sequence ATGGATAAAACTAAAAAATTAACGATCAAAGATATCGCTACTAAAGCAAATGTTTCAACCGCTACAGTCAGTCGTTATCTTAATGGCCAGTTGAATCAAATGTCTGAAAAAACAGCAGCAAAATTAAAAAAAATAATTAAAGAAACCGCTTATATTAGAAACTCAGCCGCTGTGCAATTGGCAAAACAAAAATCAAACTTAATTGCTGTTATTGCCTCAAATATTGATGAATATTTTTCTTCTGAATATTTCAAGGGCATTGTCTCTATTTTAAGTGCGCAAGGCTATATTGGTGTGCTTTTTGATTCAAACTCAGATAAAATAATTGAATCCGCTCTGCTAGAATCCGTTTACAACCAAAACTTTGCAGGTTTAATTTTGCAACCATTATCAACTGATCGTCGTTTAATTGAAAAATTTTCCAATAACCATATACCAGTTGTCCTAATTGACCGAGATATTGGTAATGGTGAAATTAGTGCTGTCACCACGAATAATTTTCAAGTAACAAAATTTGCAATGACAAGTTTTCTAGACAAAGGCTTTAAAAAAGTTACGATCATCACAGAGCCTGTTAATGACATATCAACACGTGTTGAAAGAGTTGCAGGCGCTCGCTCAGTTTTTGACCATGTCCAACTTATCGAAGTTGATACGGATCATCTTGATCTGGCTGAATTATCTGATAAAATAGATATAAAAAATTCTAAAAATCTTTTATTTGTCTTGAAAGAACGGCTATTAATTCAATTGATAGCCAACACTGATCTTTTGAATGAAACAACCAGCCAACAAAGATTGACTGGTTTTGTGGATACTAATATTCCTAAATACTTAGCACCAAAATATAAATTCATTCAACAATCTCCTTATCTTATGGGTGCAACAGCTGCTGAGATTTTAATGGCTCAATTTTTAGAGCAACAGACTACTGATATAAAACAAATAGTGATCCCATCACATTTCGAGTAA